One Streptomyces lincolnensis genomic region harbors:
- a CDS encoding sialidase family protein: protein MRASGPSRRAVLGGAAVAAAVTVIPAVQGHAYGAPAAAPSYRWRDVVIGGAGFVTGVLFHPSVRGLAYARTDIGGAYRWDDRAARWTALTDHLGWDDWNLLGVEAMAVDPAHPERLYLALGTYTQSWVGNGAVLRSEDRGATWARTDLAVKLGGNEDGRGTGERLLVDPRDSDTLWLGTRHDGLLKSTDRGATWAAATGFPGIPSATGQGVTLLVAAGRTVYAGWGDSDGTAANLYRTADGSRWEAVPGQPSGTAAKVPIRAAYDCLTRELYVTYANAPGPNGQSDGSVHKLATVTRRWTEVTPVKPGGTTSDGSADTFAYGGVAVDARRPGTVVVSTNNRWADIDTVYRSTNGGRTWTSLKDTAVFDVSETPFLKWGADKPKFGWWIQALALDPYDSRHIVYGTGATLYGTRDLKNWAPQIRGLEETSVRQLISPPVGKAHLISGLGDIGVMYHERLTASPSRGMASNPVFASATGLSQAARKPAYVVRAGWGDNGNGAYSNDGGQTWAPFKTQPSIAKDAPGPIATNADGTVLLWVFVHWDGTKYPAHRSTDNGATWTEVPSFPKGATPVADPADPTRFYAYDTDTGTLLASTDSGASFTKGATGLPSGDSQFELVAAPGRSGDLWLSTKVNGLYRSTDGGATVTKVTSTSASHTLGFGKAADGADYPALYMVGSPGSITAVYRSDDGAKTWTRINDDRHQWGWIGETITGDPRVHGRVYIATNGRGIQYGEPA from the coding sequence ATGCGCGCGTCCGGTCCGAGTCGTCGTGCGGTTCTTGGTGGGGCTGCGGTTGCTGCCGCGGTCACCGTGATTCCCGCGGTACAGGGGCATGCCTATGGCGCCCCAGCCGCCGCCCCTTCCTACCGCTGGCGTGATGTCGTCATCGGTGGGGCCGGCTTCGTCACCGGTGTTCTCTTCCACCCCTCCGTCCGGGGGCTCGCCTATGCCCGTACCGACATCGGTGGGGCCTACCGCTGGGACGACCGGGCGGCGCGCTGGACCGCGCTCACCGATCACCTCGGGTGGGACGACTGGAACCTGCTAGGGGTCGAGGCGATGGCCGTCGATCCGGCGCATCCCGAGCGGCTCTACCTCGCGCTGGGCACCTACACCCAGTCGTGGGTCGGCAACGGTGCCGTGCTGCGGTCGGAGGACCGGGGCGCGACCTGGGCGCGGACCGACCTCGCGGTGAAGCTCGGGGGCAACGAGGACGGGCGGGGGACGGGGGAGCGGCTGCTCGTCGACCCGAGGGACAGTGACACGCTGTGGCTGGGGACCAGACACGACGGGCTGCTGAAGTCCACCGACCGGGGCGCCACCTGGGCGGCCGCGACCGGTTTCCCGGGCATCCCGAGCGCCACCGGGCAGGGCGTGACGCTCCTCGTGGCCGCCGGACGGACCGTCTACGCGGGCTGGGGCGACTCCGACGGAACCGCCGCCAACCTGTACCGCACGGCCGACGGCAGCAGGTGGGAGGCCGTTCCCGGGCAGCCCTCCGGCACCGCCGCCAAGGTCCCGATCCGCGCCGCGTACGACTGCCTCACCCGTGAGCTGTACGTGACGTACGCCAACGCCCCCGGGCCCAACGGGCAGTCCGACGGCAGTGTGCACAAGCTGGCCACCGTCACCCGCAGGTGGACCGAGGTGACGCCGGTGAAGCCGGGCGGGACCACGAGCGACGGATCCGCCGACACCTTCGCCTACGGCGGGGTCGCCGTCGACGCCCGCCGGCCCGGCACGGTCGTCGTGTCCACCAACAACCGGTGGGCCGACATCGACACCGTCTACCGCTCCACCAACGGCGGCCGCACCTGGACGTCCCTCAAGGACACCGCGGTCTTCGACGTCTCCGAGACCCCCTTCCTCAAGTGGGGCGCCGACAAGCCGAAGTTCGGCTGGTGGATCCAGGCCCTCGCCCTCGACCCGTACGACTCCCGGCACATCGTCTACGGCACCGGCGCCACCCTCTACGGCACGCGGGACCTGAAGAACTGGGCCCCGCAGATCCGCGGCCTGGAGGAGACGTCCGTGCGCCAGCTGATCTCGCCCCCGGTCGGGAAGGCGCACCTGATCAGCGGGCTCGGGGACATCGGCGTGATGTACCACGAGCGGCTCACCGCCTCGCCCTCGCGCGGCATGGCCTCGAACCCCGTCTTCGCGTCGGCGACGGGACTCTCGCAGGCCGCGCGCAAGCCCGCGTACGTCGTGCGGGCCGGGTGGGGCGACAACGGCAACGGTGCCTACTCGAACGACGGCGGACAGACCTGGGCGCCCTTCAAGACCCAGCCCTCGATCGCCAAGGACGCGCCGGGGCCGATCGCCACCAACGCCGACGGCACTGTGCTGCTCTGGGTGTTCGTGCACTGGGACGGCACGAAGTACCCGGCCCACCGCTCGACGGACAACGGGGCCACCTGGACCGAGGTCCCCTCCTTCCCGAAGGGCGCCACGCCGGTCGCCGACCCGGCCGACCCGACGCGCTTCTACGCCTACGACACCGACACGGGCACGCTGCTCGCCAGCACCGACAGCGGCGCCTCGTTCACCAAGGGCGCGACCGGACTGCCCTCCGGGGACAGCCAGTTCGAGCTGGTCGCGGCGCCGGGGCGCTCCGGTGACCTGTGGCTCTCCACCAAGGTGAACGGGCTGTACCGGTCCACCGACGGCGGCGCCACCGTCACGAAGGTCACCAGCACCTCGGCCTCGCACACCCTCGGCTTCGGCAAGGCCGCCGACGGCGCCGACTACCCGGCGCTCTACATGGTCGGCTCGCCCGGGAGCATCACCGCCGTGTACCGCTCCGACGACGGGGCGAAGACCTGGACGCGGATCAACGACGACCGGCACCAGTGGGGCTGGATCGGCGAGACCATCACCGGCGACCCGCGCGTCCACGGCCGCGTCTACATCGCCACCAACGGGCGGGGCATCCAGTACGGGGAGCCGGCGTGA
- a CDS encoding beta-galactosidase, with product MKPDLGAATRGRILYGGDYNPEQWPEETWQEDVRLMRAAGVNSVTLGVFSWAKLEPRPGEREFGWLDRLMDLMHDNGIGVVLATPTASPPPWMGHLHPDTLPVTEDGRTEWWGGRQHFSHSSDTYRRYAAAITEDLAARYGGHPALTMWHINNEYCTYDWSEGAAARFRVWLRAKYGTLDALNEAWGTAFWSQGYGDWAEIHTPRQAHYLKNPGQVLDFKRFTSDMLLECYVAERDIVRRATPHLPVTTNFMPLWVGQDAWRWAEEEDVVSVDLYPDPRDPLGAQNGALVQDMTRSQARGPWMLMEQAAGPVNWRGVNHPKPRGLNRLWSLQAVARGADAVCYFQWRQSRQGAEKFHSGMVSHAGEEGRTYQEVKQLGAELAAIAPEVTGRHTPNDIAVLHDWHAWWAGAQDGRLSNRVDHPDLLRAWHRALWEAHLTTDFAHPEHDLSAYRLVVVPQAYALTDAAIENLLAYVRRGGTLVSGFLTGVADEDDRVRAGGMDARLRELFGIRTLHEWWPLDAGEHVECDGFRGTLWSEEIDKTEDAEARARYKGGELDGLPAVLRSGRAWYLSTLPEPAAMRDLLAGIAAEAGVRPVLDALPEGVEAVRRGELLFVLNHGRESVTVEVPGGHRDLLTGAALKDELTLGRYGAAVLKAEPDAQAEAVLAP from the coding sequence GTGAAGCCGGACCTCGGTGCCGCCACCCGCGGCCGCATCCTCTACGGCGGCGACTACAACCCCGAGCAGTGGCCCGAGGAGACCTGGCAGGAGGACGTGCGGCTGATGAGGGCCGCCGGGGTCAACTCCGTCACCCTCGGCGTCTTCTCCTGGGCGAAGCTCGAACCCCGGCCGGGCGAGCGGGAGTTCGGCTGGCTCGACCGGCTGATGGACCTTATGCACGACAACGGGATCGGGGTGGTGCTCGCCACCCCGACCGCCTCGCCGCCGCCGTGGATGGGCCACCTCCACCCCGACACCCTGCCCGTCACCGAGGACGGCCGTACCGAGTGGTGGGGCGGCCGCCAGCACTTCTCGCACTCCAGCGACACCTACCGCCGTTACGCCGCCGCCATCACCGAGGACCTCGCCGCCCGCTACGGCGGCCACCCGGCCCTGACCATGTGGCACATCAACAACGAGTACTGCACCTACGACTGGAGCGAGGGGGCCGCCGCCCGCTTCCGCGTCTGGCTCCGGGCGAAGTACGGCACGCTCGACGCTCTCAACGAGGCCTGGGGCACCGCCTTCTGGAGCCAGGGCTACGGCGACTGGGCCGAGATCCACACCCCCCGCCAGGCCCACTACCTGAAGAACCCGGGCCAGGTGCTGGACTTCAAGCGGTTCACCTCCGACATGCTCCTGGAGTGCTACGTCGCCGAACGCGACATCGTCCGCCGGGCCACCCCGCACCTCCCCGTGACCACCAACTTCATGCCGCTGTGGGTCGGCCAGGACGCCTGGCGCTGGGCCGAGGAGGAGGACGTCGTCTCCGTCGACCTCTACCCCGACCCGCGGGATCCGCTGGGCGCCCAGAACGGGGCCCTGGTGCAGGACATGACCCGCTCGCAGGCCCGCGGTCCCTGGATGCTGATGGAGCAGGCCGCGGGGCCGGTCAACTGGCGGGGCGTCAACCACCCCAAGCCGCGCGGCCTCAACCGCCTGTGGTCCCTCCAGGCCGTCGCCCGCGGCGCCGACGCCGTCTGCTACTTCCAGTGGCGCCAGTCCCGGCAGGGCGCGGAGAAGTTCCACTCCGGGATGGTCAGCCACGCGGGGGAGGAGGGGCGGACCTACCAGGAGGTGAAGCAGCTCGGCGCCGAACTAGCGGCGATCGCCCCCGAGGTGACGGGCCGTCACACCCCGAACGACATCGCCGTACTCCACGACTGGCACGCCTGGTGGGCCGGTGCCCAGGACGGCCGGCTCTCGAACCGGGTCGACCACCCCGACCTGCTCAGGGCCTGGCACCGTGCCCTGTGGGAGGCGCACCTCACCACCGACTTCGCCCACCCGGAGCACGACCTGAGCGCCTACCGGCTCGTGGTCGTCCCGCAGGCGTACGCCCTCACCGACGCGGCGATCGAGAACCTCCTCGCGTACGTCCGCCGGGGCGGCACCCTCGTCTCGGGCTTCCTCACCGGTGTCGCCGACGAGGACGACCGGGTCCGCGCGGGCGGCATGGACGCCCGGCTGCGCGAGCTGTTCGGCATCCGCACCCTGCACGAGTGGTGGCCGCTGGACGCCGGCGAACACGTCGAGTGCGACGGATTCCGCGGCACCCTGTGGTCGGAGGAGATCGACAAGACCGAGGACGCCGAGGCCCGGGCCCGCTACAAGGGCGGCGAGCTCGACGGGCTGCCCGCGGTGCTGCGCAGCGGCCGTGCCTGGTACCTCTCGACGCTGCCCGAGCCCGCGGCGATGCGCGACCTGCTCGCCGGGATCGCCGCCGAGGCGGGCGTCCGTCCCGTGCTCGACGCGCTGCCCGAGGGGGTCGAGGCGGTCCGCCGGGGTGAGCTGCTGTTCGTCCTCAACCACGGGCGCGAGTCGGTGACCGTCGAGGTGCCGGGCGGTCACCGCGACCTCCTGACCGGAGCCGCCCTGAAGGACGAGCTCACCCTCGGCCGGTACGGCGCGGCGGTGCTCAAGGCGGAACCCGACGCACAAGCCGAGGCGGTGCTCGCACCATGA
- a CDS encoding glycosyl hydrolase family 95 catalytic domain-containing protein, with the protein MTDGPVHGTWEPRPATRWEDGFLSGNGRHGALVFGGPDDERVVVTHHGLVRPNGSEHARPPELAAELPALQDRLLAGDLHAAESFTDGRPLQWVKPFHPAFEIRLRRRPGHGGDYRRSVDFTTGVVQAECADGGSHVFVSRADDVIVHRITAPDLDISLDHRLPGAPHDLAVGHGAVLTPEGALLTVRARHAGSDRAYTGVTLVVVTGGRTTLIPPGLRIAGAESVLLLTRVLSHPDGPDAEDRDALTHARALGDLLPDGEDAYSALLARHADLHRTAYERVRLDLDADPAERALPGSELLTRPESPALLERLFAAGRHHLLSASGMLPPRLVGLWTGDWNTAWAGAFTNDANLNLQTASAAAAALPEVTEALASLIHRQLDDWAANARAVFGIRGVMAPAHTDGESGLAYHFSREYPLHLWTAGADWLLKPLVDHDETRGEKDSRTAHALAQVALFYEDFLTRTDDEGHLVVVPSYSPENRPANASWGAINAAMDLSAARHALLTAAEYHPERASHWRALADRLPPHRINTDGALAEWAWPGLDDTYDHRHLSHLYGVWPLDEITPYDTPGLAAAAHRALELRGSENDSAHGHLHHALVAARLRDGERVAHALGQVLKGDFFHTSLMSAHYPNRHVYNADAAHTLPAVLIEMLVQSTPDRLVLLPALPSAYPTGRLTGIRTRFGAELDLTWTPEAATAVLRPTRTHRVELRTSSGTEPLDLVAGEDHVLTLRAW; encoded by the coding sequence ATGACCGACGGCCCCGTCCACGGCACCTGGGAACCGCGCCCGGCCACCCGCTGGGAGGACGGCTTCCTCAGCGGCAACGGCCGCCACGGCGCCCTGGTGTTCGGCGGCCCGGACGACGAGCGGGTCGTCGTGACGCACCACGGCCTCGTCCGCCCCAACGGCTCCGAACACGCCCGCCCGCCCGAGCTCGCCGCCGAACTCCCCGCGCTCCAGGACCGGTTGCTCGCCGGCGACCTGCACGCCGCCGAGAGCTTCACCGACGGACGCCCCCTCCAGTGGGTGAAGCCCTTCCACCCGGCCTTCGAGATACGGCTCCGCCGGCGACCGGGCCACGGCGGCGACTACCGCCGTAGCGTCGACTTCACCACCGGCGTCGTACAGGCCGAGTGCGCGGACGGCGGCAGCCATGTCTTCGTCTCCCGCGCCGACGACGTCATCGTCCACCGGATCACCGCCCCCGACCTGGACATCTCCCTGGACCACCGGCTCCCGGGCGCGCCCCACGACCTGGCCGTCGGCCACGGCGCCGTCCTCACCCCCGAGGGTGCCCTGCTCACCGTGCGGGCCCGCCATGCCGGGAGCGACCGCGCCTACACCGGTGTGACCCTGGTCGTGGTCACGGGCGGCCGGACCACGCTCATCCCCCCGGGCCTGCGGATCGCCGGCGCGGAGTCCGTGCTGCTGCTCACCCGGGTGCTGTCCCACCCGGACGGGCCCGACGCCGAGGACCGGGACGCCCTCACCCACGCCCGCGCCCTCGGCGACCTGCTCCCGGACGGCGAGGACGCGTACTCCGCTCTGCTCGCCCGCCACGCCGACCTGCACCGCACGGCCTACGAGCGCGTGCGTCTCGACCTCGACGCGGATCCGGCCGAACGCGCCCTGCCGGGCTCGGAGTTGCTCACCCGGCCGGAGAGCCCCGCCCTCCTGGAGCGCCTCTTCGCCGCCGGCCGCCACCACCTGCTGTCCGCCTCCGGGATGCTGCCGCCCCGCCTGGTCGGCCTGTGGACCGGCGACTGGAACACCGCCTGGGCCGGAGCCTTCACCAACGACGCCAACCTCAACCTCCAGACCGCCTCCGCCGCTGCCGCCGCGCTCCCCGAAGTCACCGAGGCCCTCGCCTCCCTGATCCACCGTCAGCTGGACGACTGGGCTGCCAACGCCCGCGCGGTCTTCGGCATCCGCGGTGTCATGGCTCCCGCGCACACCGACGGCGAGTCCGGGCTGGCGTACCACTTCAGCCGCGAATACCCCCTGCACCTGTGGACGGCGGGCGCCGACTGGCTGCTCAAGCCGCTCGTCGACCACGACGAGACCCGCGGCGAGAAGGACTCCCGCACGGCGCACGCCCTCGCCCAGGTCGCCCTGTTCTACGAGGACTTCCTCACCCGCACCGACGACGAGGGCCATCTGGTCGTCGTCCCCTCCTACTCGCCCGAGAACCGGCCCGCGAACGCGAGCTGGGGCGCGATCAACGCGGCCATGGACCTGTCGGCCGCCCGGCACGCCCTGCTCACGGCCGCCGAGTACCACCCCGAGCGGGCGAGTCACTGGCGTGCCCTCGCCGACCGGCTCCCGCCCCACCGGATCAACACCGACGGCGCCCTCGCGGAATGGGCCTGGCCAGGACTCGACGACACCTACGACCACCGCCACCTCAGCCACCTCTACGGCGTCTGGCCGCTCGACGAGATCACCCCGTACGACACCCCGGGCCTCGCGGCGGCCGCGCACCGCGCGCTCGAACTGCGCGGCTCCGAGAACGACTCCGCCCACGGCCATCTGCACCACGCCCTCGTCGCCGCCCGGCTGCGGGACGGGGAACGGGTCGCGCACGCCCTCGGGCAGGTGCTCAAGGGGGACTTCTTCCACACCTCCCTGATGAGCGCGCACTACCCGAACCGGCACGTCTACAACGCGGACGCCGCCCACACCCTGCCCGCCGTGCTGATCGAGATGCTCGTCCAGTCGACCCCCGACCGACTGGTCCTGCTCCCCGCGCTCCCCTCGGCCTACCCCACGGGCCGACTGACCGGCATCCGCACCCGGTTCGGCGCGGAGCTCGACCTCACATGGACGCCCGAGGCCGCGACAGCGGTCCTCAGGCCCACGCGCACCCACCGCGTGGAACTCCGTACTTCCTCCGGCACCGAGCCGCTCGACCTCGTCGCCGGGGAAGACCACGTCCTCACCTTGAGGGCGTGGTGA
- a CDS encoding glycoside hydrolase family 12 protein, translated as MAQSTLRKITMAVLAPAMAFGATVGLAATPAAAAVWNSCAQYGNTSLNGYTLYNNIWGSGAGAQCIWANSGTNWGVNANHPNTGGIKSYPNSKKVINKSITSLTSLSSSYNVSVPSSGAYNTSYDIWDTDYDYEIMLWVNKTGPVGPIGSSQGSVTVGGHSWNVFKGTNGANEVFSFIRTSNSNSGTVNILPILKWIKDTKGWMGNETIGDVQFGFEITSSSGGLDFAANNVTVSGG; from the coding sequence ATGGCACAGAGCACACTGCGCAAGATCACCATGGCCGTTCTGGCCCCGGCGATGGCGTTCGGCGCCACCGTCGGTCTCGCCGCCACCCCCGCCGCGGCCGCCGTCTGGAACTCCTGCGCCCAGTACGGCAACACGAGCCTGAACGGCTACACGCTCTACAACAACATCTGGGGCTCCGGCGCCGGCGCCCAGTGCATCTGGGCGAACTCCGGCACCAACTGGGGTGTCAACGCCAACCACCCCAACACCGGCGGCATCAAGTCCTACCCCAACTCCAAGAAGGTGATCAACAAGTCGATCACCTCGCTGACCTCGCTCTCCAGCAGCTACAACGTCTCCGTCCCGTCCTCCGGCGCGTACAACACGTCGTACGACATCTGGGACACCGACTACGACTACGAGATCATGCTCTGGGTCAACAAGACCGGCCCCGTCGGCCCCATCGGCTCCTCGCAGGGCAGTGTGACGGTCGGCGGGCACAGCTGGAACGTCTTCAAGGGCACCAACGGAGCCAACGAGGTCTTCTCGTTCATCCGGACCTCGAACTCCAACTCCGGCACGGTGAACATCCTGCCGATCCTGAAGTGGATCAAGGACACCAAGGGCTGGATGGGCAACGAGACCATCGGTGACGTGCAGTTCGGCTTCGAGATCACGTCCTCGTCCGGCGGCCTGGACTTCGCCGCCAACAACGTGACGGTCAGCGGCGGCTGA
- a CDS encoding sulfotransferase family protein: MPSAPLPLTLANLLTRPALGSRRDPVRVFDRILGGAGQADGDEWFVDGFRLLLREWAADEELSPVGWQSAQGHVRRHLTNRARIRRLIAEQPAIERETVERPVFVVGLPRTATTLTHNVLSLSEDHRCPRLWELLAPGLEPSPQERHKAVKAAQRMLTGTYLLTPRFRDIHPMTAEGPEECTFLLPHALVPLSQARLPEYHARQFERDFVPDYRHLKQCFQVLQYGRPRRRWILKSPMHTGNLDALFEVFPDATLVWTHRDPATAVASFCSLVECGMALSRRTVDPHALGATWLDLLSRSVQRGLAARAGIPREALVDVPYSWLGTDPAASAPKLYDAVGARWTDAEAARLDSVAARPKGGPRHTYDLARYGLTRADVDAVFADYDALRAEVDRA, from the coding sequence GTGCCCTCCGCTCCCCTGCCCCTGACGCTGGCCAATCTCCTGACGCGGCCGGCGCTGGGGTCCCGGCGTGACCCGGTCCGGGTCTTCGACCGGATCCTCGGCGGGGCCGGGCAGGCGGACGGGGACGAGTGGTTCGTCGACGGCTTCCGGCTCCTGCTGCGTGAGTGGGCGGCCGACGAGGAGCTGTCGCCGGTCGGCTGGCAGTCGGCGCAGGGCCATGTGCGCAGGCATCTGACCAACCGGGCCCGGATCCGGCGGCTGATCGCCGAGCAGCCCGCGATCGAGCGGGAGACCGTCGAGAGGCCGGTGTTCGTGGTGGGCCTGCCGCGCACCGCCACCACGCTCACCCACAACGTGCTCTCCCTGTCCGAGGACCACCGCTGCCCCCGCCTGTGGGAGCTGCTCGCCCCCGGCCTGGAACCCTCGCCCCAGGAGCGGCACAAGGCGGTCAAGGCGGCGCAGCGGATGCTCACCGGCACGTATCTGCTCACGCCCCGTTTCCGCGACATCCATCCGATGACCGCCGAGGGCCCGGAGGAGTGCACGTTCCTCCTGCCGCACGCCCTGGTGCCGCTGTCCCAGGCCCGGCTGCCGGAGTACCACGCCCGGCAGTTCGAGCGGGACTTCGTGCCCGACTACCGCCATCTCAAGCAGTGCTTCCAGGTGCTCCAGTACGGCCGTCCGCGCCGCCGCTGGATCCTGAAGTCCCCCATGCACACCGGCAACCTCGACGCCCTGTTCGAGGTGTTCCCGGACGCCACGCTCGTGTGGACGCACCGCGACCCGGCGACCGCCGTCGCCTCGTTCTGCAGCCTGGTCGAGTGCGGTATGGCGCTGTCCCGGCGCACGGTGGACCCGCACGCGCTCGGCGCCACCTGGCTCGACCTGCTGAGCCGCTCGGTACAGCGCGGGCTCGCGGCCCGGGCCGGCATTCCCCGCGAGGCGCTGGTGGACGTCCCGTACTCCTGGCTCGGCACCGACCCGGCCGCGAGCGCCCCGAAGCTCTACGACGCCGTCGGCGCCCGCTGGACCGACGCCGAGGCGGCCCGGCTGGACTCGGTCGCCGCCCGGCCCAAGGGCGGGCCCCGGCACACCTACGATCTGGCCCGCTACGGCCTGACGCGCGCCGACGTGGACGCGGTCTTCGCCGACTACGACGCGCTGCGGGCCGAGGTCGACCGCGCCTGA